CTCTGTTCGTAAGCCGTATCATTCAGCCCTGTAGTTACTACAGCGGTGTACAATTCCATCTCAGGGGTCAGCCTGTACGCCTTTGCACCTTCATGGTTTACCGTTACGTTGTTCTGCCTGTTTAAAAAATTGAATTTCATGATTACGGATTTAATATTATACTTTTGTTTTTCTTTTCTGCCGGATGCTGTTGTTGTCTCATCCTGACATTACAAAGATGCGCGTGCCTGTGCGCAGTGAAAATGCGCAGTAAAAATAAAATTGAAAATATTTTATTTACTACTGATATTCAATACTTTAAATCTATAATAATTACAATTTTTCCGAATAAAAATTTTACTACGCAACTACATTGCGCACCAAATTCATTTTTTAAGCTATATTTGGCAGGCACATTTGCTTTAAAAACACCAAACCCGCCCCTATGGCTACCAATAAGCTTGCCCTGCTGCGTTACAAAACGATAGACGAATGCCTGAAAAACCGTTTCAGGAAATGGACGCTGGAAGACCTCATCGAAAAAGTGTCGGATGCGCTGTATGAATATGAAGGCATTGCCACGGGTGTGAGCCGCCGCACTATACAGGCCGACATACAGGTGATGCGCAGCGACAAGCTCGGCTATAATGCCCCGATAATCATTGCGGACAGGAAATTCTATACTTACGAAGACCCTGCTTATAGCATTACCAACTCCCCCATCAACGATGCTGATATGGCCAAGATGAAGGAGATCGTGAGCATCCTGAAGCAGCTGAACGGCTTCAGCTATTTTGATGAGATGAGCGAGCTTATCGCCAAGCTGGAAAATAATGTAAACAAGACCGAAAAGAAAACACAGGACTACATACAGTTTGAGGACAACAAGCACCTGAAGGGCATAGAGCATATCAGCCCGCTGTACCAGGCGATACTGAACAAGACGGCATTGCTTATAGAGTACCAGTCCTTCCGGGCACACCAGCCCAGCAAGGAGATCTACTACCCTTACCTGCTGAAGGAATACCGCAACCGCTGGTTTCTGATCACGCGTATGAAGAAGTATACCCACCTCTATACCCTGGCGCTTGACAGGATCGTGGAATTCCATCCGCTAACGAAAGAAGCCTATGTGGACCATTACGGCGTGGACTGGAACCGCTATTTCAGCGATACGCTGGGCGTAACCAAATCGGAACGCGACCGGGGCCAAAGGGTGATCCTGCATTTTGACTGTGCCAATGCGCCCTATGTACGCACCAAGCCTTTGCACCATTCGCAACAGGTGTTATCAGATAACGAAGATGGCCTTATCATTCGCATCGATGTGGTGCTGAACTTTGAGCTGGAAAAAGAAATTTTGGGTTTCGGCGAATGCGTAAAAGTGCTCGCCCCGCGCAACCTTAAAGAAAAGATACGTAAAAGGCTGACTAAGGCCCACGCACAGTATGTGGAACGCGAACAGGAAATAAAGGCGGCGAAAGAAGGAACGAAATAATGATACGATTATAACTACCGACAACTGACAACCATCAACCGGCAACTATTTCTTCCGCCTTAACACGCTTCCCCTGAAATCTTCCAGCGGCTCTTTTTGGCGGAAGCGCTCAATGTCTTCCCAGGTGGCGCATTTCATATCCATTATCTCGCCGTAAATATCCATGGGCAGGGTGACAGACTCCACCCCTTCCAGGCTTTCTTTGAGGAAATCTTCCATATCTTCAAGGGAGTAGAACCATTCTTTATCAAACTGAATTTTATGGATGGTGGTGTCTTTGCGTACAATCGCTTCGGTAATCTTCTTCATGGGTATGCTAAAAATGCGTATGATTATTCTTTACGAATACGTGTTTTATATTGTTCTTGCCGGTCTCCCTTTCATCTACAATAAAATCGTCGATGCTTTTTATAAGCGGCAGCATCTTTGGGAAGCCATAGTTACGGGCATCGAAGTCGGGTTGCTTTTTGAGCATGTGGTTGCCCAGATCGGCCAGGGATGCCCACCCGGTTTCGTCGGCAAGGTCGTTTATGCTGTTGCGGATCAGCCTTATCAGCCTGTTGTCAATGGTACTTAATGTTTCCTTTGTCTCTGCGGCTTCGGCTTCAACATGCTCCACATGGTGTTTCTCTATCGCTGCACCTTTTGCAGGCCTTCCGGGTTTCTTTTCGGCCTTTTGGCTTTCAGCGGCACCAGGAAGTATTTCGATGTAAATAAACTTTTCGCACGCTTTTATAAAAGGCTCGGGTGTTTTCTTCTGGCCCATGCCAATTACCTTCATCCCTTCTTCGCGCAGGCGGAGCGCCAGCCTGGTAAAGTCGCTGTCGGAAGATACGATGCAAAAGCCGTCTACCTTTCCGGAATACAAAATATCCATAGCGTCAATGATAAGCGCGCTGTCGCTGGCATTTTTGCCTGACGTATAACTGTATTGCTGTATAGGGCTGATGGCATTTTCCAGCAGCACATTCTTCCAGCCGTTCATATTAGGCCGTGTCCAGTCGCTGTAAATGCGTTTGAATGTGGGGGTGCCGTATTTGGCTATTTCCTCAAGCATACCACTTATATTGGAGTAAGGCACGTTATCGGCATCTATGAGTACTGCCAGCCTGAGGTCTTTTATATTGTCCATTGTTTGGTGTATTTAACCAAAGGTAAGGGAAAAAGGAACGCGGATAACACAGATTTGGGTGGATTGACACAGATTCTATTATAAAACGATAATGGTTATAGCGCCGTAAAACAAAATTGAGATTAAAAGGTTTATGCCGAAATAACGCTCTGTTATCTCTTTAAAAGGCATGCTATTTTTGCGAAAGAGCCAATGGAATAATGCCCCCGGAAAATCAATAAACGAGATAATCCCATTAAAAAAGACCTCTAAGATGAATTCAAAAATCATTTCTCCCATATACCAATAACTCCCTTTCTGTAAAAAAATTATCCTTATTTGTAAGAAACTCCCTTAACCGCCGTTATCTTTCCTGTGCCCAAAGATATTTTTTTTACCCTGATGCAACCATTATTATGTAAAAACCGTCTATCCTTTCAAAACCAATACCTACCAATAACCAACAAACCATGCACAAATTTATTACCACCCTTTTCCTCTTGTTCGGATTAGCATCTTTTGCGCAGATAAAAGGAAAGATCACTACAACGAATGGCGAGGCGATACCGTTCGTAAGCATCACTATCGAAAACACTTATACGGGTACTACGGCTAATGAAGCCGGACAGTTTGACCTCCCGTTCAAAACCACGGGGAAACACACTATCATTTTCCAGTCGATCGGCTACAAGACAAAGAAGATCCCTGTAAACATTGTCTCTTTCCCGCATATGCTGGATGTCGTGATGGAAGATGAAAGCTACGAGATGAAGGAGCTTACCATATCTAAAGGGGAAGATCCGGCTTACGCCATTATCAGGCAGGCCATTGCACACAAAAAAGAAAATTCGGAAAAGACAGGCCGCTTTGAAGCCGACTTTTATTCGAAAGGTATTTTCCGCGTAAAGAATGTACCGAAGCGTATTATGGGAATGAATGTGCGAGTAGAGGCTAATAATGCCGGAACCATACTCGATTCTACCGGCAGCGGCATTATTTACCTGAGCGAAACCGTATCGCACATCACCTTCGAGCAGCCAAACAACCTTAAGGAAAAAATAATTGCTTCCAAAATAAGCGGCGACAACAACGGTTTTAGCTACAATACGGCAAACGGGACTTTTTACAACTTCTACGAGGATTATGTGGATATGGAAGATGTGAGCATGATATCGCCTATTGCCAAAGGTGCTTTTGGTTACTACCGCTATAAATTTGAAGGCAACTTTTATGACGAGAACAACAACCAGATAAGCAAAATAAAGGTAATACCGCGCCGCGATAAAGAGCCGGTGTTCGAAGGCTACATTTATATTGTGGACGACAGCTGGGCGATCTACGCTATCGACCTCGACATTAAAGGATACCGTATACGCCAGAACATACTGGATGTGCTTACGCTGCAGCAGAACTTCAGCTACAACTCGACCAACGGCATCTGGGCCAAAAACTCACAGACCTTCGATATCAAGGCCGGGATGTTCGGCGTGGGCTTTACAGGAAAGATGACCCATGTGTACAGCAATTATGTATTTCACGACAAATTTGAGAAAGGTACCTTTACGAAAGAGCTGGTGTCGTTCGAGAAGGATTCCAACAAAAAAGATTCGATCTACTGGACGGGCGTTCGCCCCGTACCGCTTACCGGCGAGGAGTATACCGATTACATAAAAAAGGACAGCCTTGCCGAAGTGCGCAAGGTCTCTAAGGATTCGCTAAACAGCAAGCGAAACCGCTTTAAGGTATTCGATGTATTGTCGGGCTACGACTACAATACCGCCGACCATAAAACGCGTTTTAGCTATGACGGTGTACTCCAGATACCGAAATACAATACTGTGCAGGGCTGGAACTTCGATACGAAATTTTCGTTCTACACTTTCGACAATGAAAAGAAACGCAATATATCCCTGTGGACGGAAATGAACTATGGCTTTGCCGAAGACCGTTTCCGGGCACATGGCGGCT
Above is a genomic segment from Flavobacterium album containing:
- a CDS encoding helix-turn-helix transcriptional regulator; translated protein: MATNKLALLRYKTIDECLKNRFRKWTLEDLIEKVSDALYEYEGIATGVSRRTIQADIQVMRSDKLGYNAPIIIADRKFYTYEDPAYSITNSPINDADMAKMKEIVSILKQLNGFSYFDEMSELIAKLENNVNKTEKKTQDYIQFEDNKHLKGIEHISPLYQAILNKTALLIEYQSFRAHQPSKEIYYPYLLKEYRNRWFLITRMKKYTHLYTLALDRIVEFHPLTKEAYVDHYGVDWNRYFSDTLGVTKSERDRGQRVILHFDCANAPYVRTKPLHHSQQVLSDNEDGLIIRIDVVLNFELEKEILGFGECVKVLAPRNLKEKIRKRLTKAHAQYVEREQEIKAAKEGTK
- a CDS encoding NYN domain-containing protein, with amino-acid sequence MDNIKDLRLAVLIDADNVPYSNISGMLEEIAKYGTPTFKRIYSDWTRPNMNGWKNVLLENAISPIQQYSYTSGKNASDSALIIDAMDILYSGKVDGFCIVSSDSDFTRLALRLREEGMKVIGMGQKKTPEPFIKACEKFIYIEILPGAAESQKAEKKPGRPAKGAAIEKHHVEHVEAEAAETKETLSTIDNRLIRLIRNSINDLADETGWASLADLGNHMLKKQPDFDARNYGFPKMLPLIKSIDDFIVDERETGKNNIKHVFVKNNHTHF
- a CDS encoding DUF5686 and carboxypeptidase regulatory-like domain-containing protein, producing MHKFITTLFLLFGLASFAQIKGKITTTNGEAIPFVSITIENTYTGTTANEAGQFDLPFKTTGKHTIIFQSIGYKTKKIPVNIVSFPHMLDVVMEDESYEMKELTISKGEDPAYAIIRQAIAHKKENSEKTGRFEADFYSKGIFRVKNVPKRIMGMNVRVEANNAGTILDSTGSGIIYLSETVSHITFEQPNNLKEKIIASKISGDNNGFSYNTANGTFYNFYEDYVDMEDVSMISPIAKGAFGYYRYKFEGNFYDENNNQISKIKVIPRRDKEPVFEGYIYIVDDSWAIYAIDLDIKGYRIRQNILDVLTLQQNFSYNSTNGIWAKNSQTFDIKAGMFGVGFTGKMTHVYSNYVFHDKFEKGTFTKELVSFEKDSNKKDSIYWTGVRPVPLTGEEYTDYIKKDSLAEVRKVSKDSLNSKRNRFKVFDVLSGYDYNTADHKTRFSYDGVLQIPKYNTVQGWNFDTKFSFYTFDNEKKRNISLWTEMNYGFAEDRFRAHGGFSTRIWKLGTFSFAGGNTINQFNPAEPISPLLNSISTLFFKDNYMKLYDRTYAKVSQSRWIFNGLTMTGTVEYDRRRPVFNNTDYVLIKNDHNYTSNNPFDPTNNTTAPFVKHELYKVNIGGNIRFGQKYISRPDGKIPVTEVNYPGISFMYEKAFSSSVKDYEYDFIAARVSYSETFANKGTFGFNVKGGKFFNADNIAFMDYKHFNGNQTHVGTQEAYLNVFNLLPYYSRSTNDSYLEAHIEHNDKGYLMNKIPLLADLQWNLVVGYHGIATPDNKPYQEFTAGFDNVGFGKFRVLRIDYVRAYNGSGFVTDGVIFGLKFLDIL